In Bubalus kerabau isolate K-KA32 ecotype Philippines breed swamp buffalo chromosome 4, PCC_UOA_SB_1v2, whole genome shotgun sequence, one DNA window encodes the following:
- the LOC129650915 gene encoding uncharacterized protein LOC129650915, translating to MGLVKKPRDTLSDLNKQISVSKRKARVLIQELLALLHTVQFFPWYFVITLSLCSCQDQECRGEALHSGPRFSCHLFRNNSPVLASRKTCCRCGKIYGVTSPGRHSRTEECHYHFGRVLSHKVLYSQRLELTRVAVVDPSLQVVYDTFVKPDEELIDYNTRFSGVAEDDLKNTKTSVRDVQAILLNLFSADTILSGHSFEHSLYALKLIHTSVVDTTVLFPHPLGLPHRRSLKGLVADYLQRVIQDEGHSSSENATACMELVFWKHGCVTEMSVGWPLCQK from the exons atgggTCTAGTGAAAAAGCCCAGAGATACTCTCAGTGACTTAAACAAACAGATCTCTGTGTCTAAAAGGAAGGCACGGGTCCTAATTCAGGAGTTACTGG CACTCCTTCACACAGTCCAGTTCTTTCCCTGGTACTTTGTGATCACGCTGAGTCTGTGCTCATGCCAGGATCAGGAATGCAGAGGCGAGGCCCTGCACTCAGGTCCTCGTTTTTCCTGCCATCTCTTCAGGAACAATTCTCCTGTGTTAGCTTCTAGGAAGACCTGCTGTCGATGTGGGAAGATCTACGGTGTGACTTCTCCAGGCAGACACAGCAGGACAGAGGAATGTCACTACCACTTTGGCCGAGTGTTGAGTCATAAAG TGCTATACAGCCAAAGGCTGGAACTTACTCGAGTGGCAGTGGTGGACCCCAGCCTCCAGGTGGTCTATGACACATTTGTGAAACCAGATGAAGAGCTCATTGACTATAACACTAG GTTTTCTGGTGTGGCTGAAGACGACTTGAAGAACACGAAGACCTCAGTCCGTGATGTGCAAGCCATCTTACTGAACCTCTTCAGTGCGGACACTATACTAAGTGGACATAGCTTTGAACACAGTCTCTACGCACTTAAG TTAATTCATACTTCAGTTGTGGACACGACAGTTCTGTTCCCTCATCCGCTAGGTTTGCCTCACAGAAGATCCCTGAAGGGTTTAGTGGCTGACTACCTGCAGAGAGTCATTCAGGATGAAG GTCACAGTTCCAGTGAAAATGCAACCGCCTGCATGGAACTGGTCTTCTGGAAG CATGGATGCGTCACAGAGATGTCAGTCGGATGGCCGCTGTGCCAGAAGTGA